The Hyphomicrobiales bacterium genome has a window encoding:
- a CDS encoding conserved hypothetical protein (Evidence 4 : Unknown function but conserved in other organisms) codes for MLLSFIVSYLKAKPAYVWKPALTLTDSRIVSELTGAAN; via the coding sequence ATGTTGCTCTCGTTCATCGTTTCGTACCTGAAGGCCAAGCCGGCCTATGTCTGGAAGCCCGCCCTCACCTTGACCGATTCCCGTATCGTGTCGGAACTGACCGGCGCCGCCAACTGA
- the tsaC gene encoding 4-formylbenzenesulfonate dehydrogenase TsaC1/TsaC2 produces the protein MRLKGKTALVTGAAQGFGFGIAETFVREGARVAVLDINGDKAKEAARAIGRKAFAVTCDVGKAKSVDKAVEKIIAKFGRLDIVVNNAGTTHRNKPMTEVTEEEFDRIFAVNVKSIYLMARATVPHFRAHGGGVILNIGSTAGLRPRPGLTWYNGSKGAANLISQSMAVELAPDKIRVNAIAPVAGETPLLATFMGEDTPERRAQFTASIPWGRFSTPQDIANAALFLCSDEADMVTGSVLAVDGGRCV, from the coding sequence ATGAGACTGAAGGGCAAGACAGCGCTGGTGACCGGCGCGGCGCAGGGCTTCGGCTTCGGCATCGCCGAGACTTTCGTGCGTGAAGGCGCACGCGTCGCGGTGCTGGACATCAATGGCGACAAGGCCAAGGAAGCCGCGAGGGCCATCGGCCGCAAGGCCTTCGCCGTGACCTGCGATGTCGGCAAGGCCAAGAGCGTCGACAAGGCGGTCGAGAAGATCATCGCCAAGTTCGGGCGGCTCGACATCGTCGTGAACAATGCCGGCACCACCCATCGCAACAAGCCGATGACCGAGGTGACCGAGGAGGAGTTCGACCGGATCTTCGCCGTCAACGTCAAGTCGATCTACCTGATGGCGCGGGCGACCGTGCCGCATTTCCGCGCGCATGGCGGCGGCGTCATCCTCAATATCGGCTCGACGGCGGGCCTGCGCCCGCGCCCGGGCCTGACCTGGTACAATGGCTCGAAGGGCGCCGCGAACCTGATCTCGCAGTCGATGGCGGTCGAGCTCGCGCCCGACAAGATTCGCGTCAACGCGATCGCGCCGGTCGCGGGAGAGACGCCGTTGCTCGCCACCTTCATGGGTGAGGATACGCCCGAGCGGCGCGCGCAGTTCACGGCTTCGATTCCATGGGGCCGGTTCTCGACGCCACAGGATATCGCCAATGCGGCGCTGTTCCTGTGCTCGGACGAGGCCGACATGGTGACGGGTTCGGTGCTGGCCGTCGACGGCGGACGCTGCGTCTGA
- a CDS encoding Acyltransferase yields the protein MQPIHSIQVLRALAAFMVAIHHVQPDAAMLAARAGLSFSRSDLLPWMAGVDIFFVVSGFIMVHASQDLFGRAGGGSAFLKRRLARIVPLYWAMTTLFLLVGLAVPAVLNSGAPNLAQILGSYLFWPVVSTQGLVQPVYSLGWTLNYEMLFYVLFAAGLALPRRWALPAIAAVLALLVAGERLAGPLPLPLSFWGQPIVLEFAAGMGIAVLRQKGFRLHGALRVAVAAAGVGVLIVAAQMPGTDGPWSSVLWRGGAAVLLMLAAGCGREGIVPVWPVRALAAVGDASYALYLVHPFVIRGLREVALRAGLYAPLPYIVLALTASVVAALLLYRFFEKPATRLVRSWLGG from the coding sequence GTGCAGCCCATCCATTCGATCCAGGTCCTGCGCGCGCTCGCAGCCTTCATGGTCGCGATTCATCATGTGCAGCCCGACGCTGCCATGCTGGCTGCGCGGGCCGGGTTGAGCTTCAGCCGCAGCGACCTGCTGCCCTGGATGGCCGGCGTCGATATCTTCTTCGTCGTCTCCGGCTTCATCATGGTCCACGCCTCGCAGGACCTTTTCGGGCGCGCGGGCGGCGGGAGTGCGTTCCTGAAGCGCCGGCTGGCGCGCATCGTCCCGCTTTATTGGGCGATGACGACGCTGTTCCTGCTGGTCGGGCTCGCCGTGCCGGCCGTGCTCAATTCGGGCGCGCCGAATCTTGCACAGATCCTCGGCTCCTACCTGTTCTGGCCGGTCGTCTCGACGCAGGGGCTGGTCCAGCCGGTCTACTCGCTGGGCTGGACCCTGAACTACGAGATGCTGTTCTACGTCCTGTTCGCCGCCGGGCTGGCCCTGCCGCGGCGCTGGGCGCTACCGGCGATCGCGGCGGTGCTGGCGCTTCTGGTGGCCGGGGAGAGGCTAGCGGGGCCGCTGCCGCTGCCCCTGTCCTTCTGGGGACAGCCGATCGTGCTCGAATTCGCGGCAGGGATGGGCATTGCCGTGCTGCGGCAGAAGGGCTTTCGCCTGCATGGCGCCCTGCGCGTCGCGGTCGCCGCGGCGGGTGTCGGCGTGCTGATCGTCGCCGCCCAAATGCCGGGCACCGACGGTCCATGGAGCAGCGTGCTCTGGCGCGGCGGTGCCGCCGTGCTGCTGATGCTCGCCGCCGGCTGTGGCCGCGAAGGCATCGTTCCGGTGTGGCCGGTCAGGGCGCTGGCGGCAGTGGGCGACGCATCCTATGCGCTGTACCTCGTCCATCCCTTCGTGATCCGGGGACTGCGCGAGGTCGCTCTGAGGGCCGGGCTTTACGCGCCGCTGCCCTATATCGTGCTCGCGCTCACCGCCTCGGTGGTCGCGGCACTGCTGCTTTACCGGTTCTTCGAAAAGCCGGCGACGCGGCTGGTGCGGAGCTGGCTGGGTGGCTGA
- a CDS encoding putative N-acetyltransferase YhbS (Evidence 3 : Putative function from multiple computational evidences), translating into MTSLPLTIRHELPVDAAAIERLHERAFGPGRFARTAFRLREGVPPDPALSFTAHVGTFLVGSVKVTPVIAGGFGALMLGPLTVDPAFEGRGIGAALIERSIQAAREDGHDLVLLVGDAPYYARFGFKVLPPGQLVLPGPADPARFLALELVEGVLNARRGAVISARFTPDA; encoded by the coding sequence ATGACATCTCTGCCGTTGACGATCCGCCACGAGCTTCCCGTGGACGCCGCCGCCATCGAACGCCTGCACGAGCGCGCCTTCGGGCCGGGCCGCTTCGCCCGCACCGCTTTCCGGCTGCGCGAAGGCGTGCCGCCCGATCCGGCTCTCTCCTTCACCGCGCATGTCGGAACGTTCCTCGTCGGTTCGGTCAAGGTGACGCCGGTCATCGCCGGCGGCTTCGGTGCGCTGATGCTCGGGCCGCTCACGGTCGATCCCGCCTTCGAGGGCAGGGGGATCGGCGCCGCGCTGATCGAGCGCTCCATTCAGGCCGCACGCGAGGATGGGCACGACCTGGTGCTGCTGGTCGGCGATGCGCCCTATTATGCGCGCTTCGGCTTCAAGGTGCTGCCGCCGGGGCAGCTGGTGCTGCCCGGCCCGGCCGATCCGGCGCGCTTCCTGGCGCTGGAACTGGTCGAGGGCGTTTTGAACGCGCGCCGCGGCGCCGTGATCTCGGCGCGCTTCACGCCTGACGCCTGA
- a CDS encoding 3',5'-cyclic AMP phosphodiesterase CpdA: MSVFKLAHLSDPHLGPLAGFSLHQLFGKRATGYVNWRRKRRHAHDMDVLARIVADIHAQRPDHIACTGDVAHIGLPDEFKTAIAFLDTLGPRETVSFVPGNHDAYARSSLKPLAGLLAPWCADDEGRAGYPWYRHRGPVALIGVNSGVPTLPLMATGRVGSEQMGRIETLLDRARDEGLIRIVLIHHPPYVGGAKRGRELVDAAAFEAMLKRKGADLVVHGHNHSFSLAWRPGPGHDVPIVGVPSASLGPRGHGELGTWHLFRIEGDAAAPRITLEQRGFEPDGTVIRRQEIVLAKGA, translated from the coding sequence TTGAGCGTGTTCAAGCTCGCGCATCTGTCGGACCCGCATCTCGGCCCGCTCGCCGGATTTTCGCTGCATCAGCTTTTCGGCAAGCGCGCGACCGGCTACGTCAACTGGCGCCGCAAGCGCCGCCACGCGCATGACATGGATGTCCTGGCGCGGATCGTCGCCGACATCCACGCGCAGCGGCCGGACCACATCGCCTGCACCGGCGACGTCGCCCATATCGGCCTGCCCGACGAATTCAAGACCGCCATCGCCTTTCTGGACACGCTCGGCCCGCGCGAGACGGTCAGCTTCGTGCCCGGCAATCACGACGCCTATGCCCGCTCCTCGCTCAAGCCGCTCGCCGGGCTGCTGGCGCCCTGGTGCGCCGACGACGAAGGGCGCGCCGGCTATCCCTGGTATCGCCACCGCGGGCCTGTCGCGCTGATCGGCGTCAACAGCGGCGTGCCGACCCTGCCGCTGATGGCGACGGGCCGCGTCGGCAGCGAGCAGATGGGACGAATCGAGACGCTGCTCGACCGCGCCCGCGACGAAGGCCTCATCCGCATCGTGCTGATCCACCACCCGCCCTATGTCGGCGGCGCCAAGCGCGGCCGCGAACTGGTCGATGCGGCAGCCTTCGAGGCCATGCTGAAGCGCAAGGGCGCCGACCTCGTCGTCCACGGCCACAATCACAGCTTCTCGCTGGCCTGGCGCCCCGGCCCCGGCCATGACGTGCCGATCGTCGGCGTGCCCTCCGCCTCGCTCGGCCCGCGCGGCCATGGCGAGCTCGGCACCTGGCATCTGTTCCGCATTGAGGGCGATGCCGCCGCTCCCCGGATCACGCTGGAACAGCGCGGCTTCGAGCCCGACGGCACCGTCATCCGCCGTCAGGAGATCGTTCTGGCGAAGGGCGCCTGA
- a CDS encoding conserved hypothetical protein (Evidence 4 : Unknown function but conserved in other organisms) — MPSERPIGIGHNGGPPLKERKRRSATGAGKVGRYFDWRFAHRKAWKKPRDIALRREENASSLGLTYEEYSLEIMERGYYPQPEHVETIKSKRAQRRKDRGVVGQSLKGMKLS; from the coding sequence ATGCCCAGCGAACGCCCCATCGGGATCGGCCACAATGGCGGCCCGCCGCTGAAGGAACGCAAGCGCCGTTCGGCCACGGGCGCGGGCAAGGTCGGCCGCTATTTCGACTGGCGCTTCGCCCATCGCAAGGCCTGGAAGAAGCCGCGCGACATCGCGCTGCGGCGCGAGGAGAATGCCTCGTCACTGGGCCTCACCTATGAGGAGTATTCGCTCGAAATCATGGAGCGCGGCTATTATCCGCAGCCCGAGCATGTCGAGACGATCAAGTCGAAGCGGGCCCAGCGGCGCAAGGATCGCGGCGTGGTCGGCCAGTCGCTCAAGGGCATGAAGCTGAGCTGA
- a CDS encoding ADP-ribose pyrophosphatase YjhB, NUDIX family produces the protein MPSQSRPEPAGTEERRSVGQRLLTAVLHVYFRLARGLTFGVRAVVLNDSGEVFLVRHGYIPGWYLPGGGVEVGETMWDALERELAEEGNITLKGAPVLHGIFFNGRISRRDHVALFVVRSFVVEGARKPDREIAEAGFFPLDRLPEGTTPATRRRLQEIAAGIPAPADW, from the coding sequence ATGCCGTCACAGAGCCGACCAGAGCCCGCCGGAACCGAGGAGCGCCGCTCCGTCGGCCAAAGGCTGCTTACCGCAGTGCTGCACGTCTATTTCCGGCTGGCACGCGGGCTGACCTTTGGTGTCCGCGCTGTCGTGCTCAACGATAGCGGCGAGGTCTTCCTCGTCCGGCATGGTTATATTCCCGGCTGGTACCTTCCCGGCGGCGGCGTCGAGGTCGGCGAGACCATGTGGGACGCGCTGGAACGCGAACTCGCGGAAGAGGGCAACATCACGCTCAAGGGCGCGCCTGTTCTGCACGGCATCTTCTTCAACGGCCGGATCTCGCGTCGCGACCATGTCGCGCTCTTCGTCGTCCGCTCCTTCGTGGTGGAAGGCGCCCGCAAGCCGGATCGCGAGATCGCCGAGGCCGGCTTCTTCCCGCTCGACCGCCTGCCGGAAGGGACGACACCTGCGACGCGGCGGCGGCTTCAGGAGATCGCGGCAGGCATCCCCGCGCCGGCCGACTGGTAG
- the glk gene encoding Glucokinase, whose protein sequence is MRPPSISYPVLIADIGGTNCRLSLVSDPESPHRPLARVGTGSYPTAEAAFSDVLADVSQKPRSAVLAVAGPLHGRQAQLTNAVWNLDGPRIAGALGLTQGLLVNDFEALAASLAVLGPGDVATLVEGQPEPEGVRLVLGPGTGFGAAALLTHGDRGMLIPTESGHIGIGPEDQIEQRIWPALSEGIPRLTVEHLLSGDGLVRLHKAVARTSGMLEADVSAADISRLAHDGDPAALMAVVCFWRLLGRVAGDLALVFKATGGVFIAGGIAPHLLSLAEKAAIRAAFSGKPPMEELAGRFALHVVTANDAAEQGLAAIAANLHRFGLDDPKRLWFG, encoded by the coding sequence ATGCGCCCGCCGTCGATCTCCTATCCGGTGCTGATCGCCGATATCGGCGGCACGAACTGCCGGCTTTCGCTGGTATCCGATCCGGAAAGCCCGCATCGGCCGCTCGCGCGGGTCGGCACGGGCAGCTATCCGACGGCGGAGGCCGCGTTTTCCGACGTCCTCGCCGATGTTTCGCAGAAGCCGCGTTCCGCCGTGCTCGCCGTTGCCGGGCCTTTGCACGGCCGGCAGGCGCAATTGACGAATGCGGTCTGGAATCTGGACGGACCGCGGATCGCTGGCGCGCTCGGACTGACGCAGGGCCTGCTGGTGAACGATTTCGAAGCCTTGGCCGCTTCGCTCGCCGTTCTCGGTCCGGGCGATGTCGCCACGCTGGTCGAGGGGCAGCCCGAGCCGGAAGGCGTTCGGCTCGTCCTCGGTCCGGGGACGGGCTTCGGGGCTGCTGCCCTGCTGACGCATGGTGATCGCGGCATGCTGATCCCGACCGAATCCGGCCATATCGGCATCGGCCCCGAGGACCAGATCGAGCAGCGAATCTGGCCGGCGCTGAGCGAAGGCATACCACGCCTGACCGTCGAACATCTTCTCAGCGGGGATGGGCTGGTGCGCCTGCACAAGGCCGTGGCGCGGACCTCGGGCATGCTGGAGGCGGACGTCAGCGCCGCCGACATCTCCCGCCTCGCGCATGACGGGGACCCGGCCGCGCTGATGGCGGTGGTCTGCTTCTGGCGGCTTCTGGGGCGGGTCGCCGGCGATCTCGCGCTGGTCTTCAAGGCGACGGGCGGCGTCTTCATCGCCGGCGGCATCGCGCCGCATCTGCTGTCGCTTGCGGAGAAGGCGGCGATCCGCGCCGCCTTCTCCGGCAAGCCGCCGATGGAGGAGCTCGCCGGGCGCTTCGCCCTGCATGTCGTCACCGCAAACGATGCCGCCGAGCAGGGGCTGGCCGCCATTGCGGCCAACCTCCATCGTTTCGGGCTCGACGACCCGAAGCGGCTGTGGTTTGGCTGA
- the uup gene encoding ATP-binding protein Uup, protein MAPLLHLRDVALTFGGQPLLEAAEIAVSAGERVCLVGRNGSGKSTLLKIAAGLVEPDHAERFVQPGATIRYLPQEPDFTGFDTALAYVEAGLGPGDDSYRAQYLLNELGLTGQENPASMSGGEGRRAALARILAPEPDILLLDEPTNHLDLPVIEWLEQELKSLRSAMVLISHDRRFLTSLSRATIWLDRGMTRRMERGFGDFEAWRDDVLAQEELDRHKLDRKIAREEDWLRYGVSARRTRNQRRLGELHALRDQRRTARAAQGNVRLEASEAQTSGKLVIEAIDVAKAYGDNAIVKNLSLRVARGDRIGIVGPNGAGKTTLINLLTGALAPDSGTVKLGTALEMVTLDQRRESLDPATPLGDALTGGGSDQVMVGGQPRHVVSYMKDFLFQPIQRGTPVGALSGGERGRLMLARALAKPSNLLVLDEPTNDLDLETLDLLQELLADYQGTVLLVSHDRDFIDRVVSAVLISDGDGIWTEFAGGYSDMLAQRGRGVGAKMKAVEKASPAAPKVAAAMPAAPASKRKLSFNEKHALETLPKKIETLQAESTKLNAAVAGDLYTRDPKLFAKATARLEEVAREIGEAEERWLELEMLREEIGA, encoded by the coding sequence ATGGCCCCCTTGCTGCACCTGCGCGACGTCGCGCTCACTTTCGGCGGACAGCCGCTGCTCGAAGCCGCCGAGATCGCGGTTTCGGCCGGCGAGCGCGTCTGCCTTGTCGGCCGCAACGGTTCGGGCAAGTCGACGCTGCTCAAGATTGCCGCCGGGCTGGTCGAGCCGGACCATGCCGAGCGCTTCGTCCAGCCGGGCGCGACCATCCGCTATCTGCCGCAGGAGCCGGACTTCACCGGCTTCGATACGGCGCTCGCCTATGTCGAGGCAGGGCTCGGGCCGGGCGACGATTCCTATCGCGCGCAATATCTGCTGAACGAGCTCGGCCTGACCGGGCAGGAGAACCCGGCCTCGATGTCGGGCGGCGAGGGGCGTCGCGCCGCGCTGGCGCGCATACTGGCGCCGGAGCCGGACATTCTGCTGCTCGACGAGCCGACCAACCATCTCGACCTGCCCGTCATCGAATGGCTGGAGCAGGAGCTGAAATCGCTGCGCTCGGCCATGGTGCTGATCAGCCACGACCGGCGCTTCCTGACCTCGCTCTCGCGCGCGACGATCTGGCTGGACCGCGGCATGACGCGGCGGATGGAGCGGGGCTTCGGGGACTTTGAAGCCTGGCGGGATGACGTACTCGCCCAAGAGGAACTCGACCGCCACAAGCTCGACCGCAAGATCGCGCGCGAGGAGGATTGGCTGCGCTACGGCGTCAGCGCCCGGCGCACGCGCAACCAGCGCCGGCTCGGTGAATTGCATGCGCTGCGCGATCAGCGCCGCACCGCCCGCGCCGCGCAAGGCAATGTCCGGCTGGAGGCGAGCGAGGCGCAGACCTCCGGCAAGCTCGTCATCGAGGCCATCGACGTCGCCAAGGCCTATGGCGACAACGCCATCGTCAAGAACCTGTCGCTGCGCGTGGCGCGCGGCGACCGGATCGGCATCGTCGGGCCGAACGGCGCCGGCAAGACGACGCTGATCAACCTGCTGACCGGCGCGCTCGCGCCCGACAGCGGCACGGTCAAGCTCGGGACGGCGTTGGAGATGGTGACGCTCGATCAGCGCCGCGAAAGCCTCGACCCGGCGACGCCGCTCGGCGATGCGCTGACCGGCGGCGGCTCGGACCAGGTGATGGTCGGCGGGCAGCCGCGCCATGTCGTCTCCTACATGAAGGACTTCCTGTTCCAGCCGATCCAGCGCGGCACGCCGGTCGGCGCGCTCTCGGGCGGCGAGCGCGGGCGATTGATGCTGGCCCGTGCCCTGGCCAAGCCCTCGAATCTGCTGGTGCTGGACGAGCCGACCAACGACCTCGACCTCGAGACGCTCGACCTGCTGCAGGAGCTGCTGGCCGACTATCAGGGCACGGTGCTGCTGGTCAGCCATGATCGCGACTTCATCGACCGGGTGGTCTCGGCCGTGCTGATCTCGGATGGCGACGGCATCTGGACCGAGTTCGCCGGCGGCTATTCCGACATGCTGGCGCAGCGTGGCCGTGGCGTCGGCGCCAAGATGAAGGCTGTCGAGAAGGCATCGCCTGCGGCGCCGAAGGTCGCTGCCGCGATGCCAGCCGCGCCTGCGTCGAAACGCAAGCTCTCCTTCAACGAGAAGCACGCGCTGGAGACGCTGCCGAAGAAGATCGAGACCTTGCAGGCGGAGTCCACGAAGCTCAACGCTGCGGTGGCCGGCGACCTCTATACGCGCGATCCAAAGCTCTTCGCCAAGGCGACGGCGCGGCTCGAAGAGGTGGCGCGCGAAATCGGGGAGGCCGAGGAGCGCTGGCTGGAGCTGGAGATGCTGCGGGAAGAGATCGGGGCTTAA